A single region of the Anaerostipes rhamnosivorans genome encodes:
- a CDS encoding PTS sugar transporter subunit IIA, producing the protein MIWENLKDTLVKTDMKAESEQEVFEQLGGVLVQEGYCKESYVEALNEREKVYPTGVMAGDIGVAIPHTDPCYVETTGIAIAVLKEPVSFFHMGTNPKENVKVPVKFVMMLAIAGKQHLEVLQKAILLIQDAEVLRKLVEAKNPKEIIQIIQNKEESL; encoded by the coding sequence ATGATCTGGGAAAACTTAAAAGACACATTAGTAAAGACAGATATGAAGGCAGAAAGTGAACAGGAAGTATTTGAACAGTTAGGAGGTGTATTAGTTCAGGAAGGATATTGCAAAGAAAGTTATGTGGAGGCATTAAACGAGAGGGAAAAGGTTTATCCCACTGGAGTCATGGCCGGGGATATCGGAGTGGCGATCCCACACACGGATCCGTGTTATGTAGAGACAACCGGAATTGCTATTGCTGTACTGAAAGAGCCGGTGTCATTTTTCCATATGGGAACAAACCCGAAAGAAAATGTGAAGGTCCCGGTGAAGTTTGTCATGATGTTGGCAATTGCGGGAAAACAGCATTTGGAAGTGCTTCAGAAAGCAATTCTTTTAATTCAGGATGCAGAGGTTCTGAGAAAGCTTGTGGAAGCCAAGAATCCGAAAGAGATCATTCAAATTATTCAAAATAAGGAGGAGTCATTATGA
- a CDS encoding SDR family NAD(P)-dependent oxidoreductase — MELGLVGKTAIVTGGGKGFGRALCQVLAEEGANVVLNYRSGKDEAESMISRMNQECPGSIYGFQGDIMEEADREGLFKAACEVFGGADILVNNAAAWTTAMAADMPEEDFRRILEMNLTVPFLLSRKLISHLMENGKKGSILNVVSKAGIMGSKRNHSHYASSKAGLIGLTKSLAMETAEHGITVNAIAPGYMRTEMLMKSFKDKKDEEEQNKKIPIGRIADPKEVAYAAAFLVSERASYFTGTTFDATGGMLMC, encoded by the coding sequence ATGGAGTTAGGGTTAGTGGGAAAAACGGCCATTGTCACCGGAGGCGGAAAAGGCTTCGGCAGAGCCCTCTGCCAGGTTCTGGCAGAGGAGGGCGCCAATGTGGTCTTGAATTACCGGTCTGGAAAGGACGAAGCAGAATCTATGATCAGCAGGATGAATCAGGAGTGTCCGGGGAGCATCTACGGATTCCAGGGGGATATAATGGAGGAAGCAGACAGGGAAGGGCTTTTTAAAGCTGCTTGTGAAGTATTTGGAGGGGCAGATATCCTTGTAAATAATGCAGCAGCATGGACTACGGCTATGGCAGCGGACATGCCAGAAGAAGATTTCCGAAGAATACTTGAGATGAATCTGACCGTCCCGTTCCTTTTATCCAGGAAGCTGATCAGCCATCTCATGGAGAACGGAAAAAAGGGCAGCATTCTGAACGTGGTATCTAAGGCAGGAATTATGGGATCCAAAAGGAATCACTCCCATTATGCCTCCTCTAAGGCCGGGCTTATCGGCCTCACCAAATCTCTTGCTATGGAGACTGCGGAGCATGGGATCACGGTAAATGCCATTGCACCGGGTTATATGAGGACAGAGATGTTGATGAAATCTTTTAAAGACAAAAAGGACGAAGAGGAACAGAATAAAAAAATACCCATAGGCAGGATTGCAGACCCGAAAGAAGTAGCTTACGCAGCTGCATTTCTTGTATCAGAGCGGGCATCTTATTTCACAGGCACTACATTTGATGCCACAGGCGGGATGCTGATGTGCTAA
- a CDS encoding PTS sugar transporter subunit IIB — protein sequence MRTYRILSACGTGIATSTVASETCKRLLAERGIPSVDISECKALEVVGRAEIFNPDVIIHTAEIPVNELKGYQTYRTLEFITGFGAEEKADEISEYLKSLE from the coding sequence ATGAGGACTTACAGAATCTTATCAGCCTGCGGAACAGGGATCGCAACATCAACGGTGGCATCTGAGACGTGCAAACGGCTTTTAGCAGAACGGGGAATCCCATCAGTGGACATCTCAGAATGTAAGGCCCTGGAAGTAGTGGGGAGAGCTGAAATATTTAATCCCGATGTGATCATTCATACTGCAGAAATACCGGTGAATGAACTGAAAGGATACCAGACATACCGTACACTAGAATTTATCACGGGGTTCGGGGCAGAAGAAAAAGCTGATGAAATCTCTGAATATCTGAAATCATTAGAGTAA
- a CDS encoding GTP pyrophosphokinase produces the protein MAKIELPDVKDIFLEYRKMQLLYQSALKEIGTKLEILNDEFKFVHKYNPIEHIESRMKSEESIVRKLMKKGQDITVENIERYIDDVAGIRVICSFTPDIYRIVDMISNQDDIEVVRTKDYMVNPKPSGYRSYHMIVKVPIFLSDTVVPTRVEIQIRTVAMDFWASLEHKIYYKYDGHAPEYIRTELRECAEMISFLDSKMLAINEEIHSLKQDDMREEL, from the coding sequence ATGGCAAAGATTGAATTACCTGATGTAAAGGATATTTTTCTAGAATACCGGAAAATGCAGTTATTGTATCAGTCAGCGCTGAAAGAGATCGGGACAAAGCTTGAGATCCTGAACGATGAATTTAAGTTTGTACACAAATATAATCCCATTGAACATATTGAATCCCGTATGAAAAGTGAGGAGAGTATTGTCCGCAAGCTTATGAAAAAGGGACAGGATATCACGGTAGAAAATATTGAGAGATATATAGACGATGTGGCAGGCATCCGGGTTATCTGTTCCTTTACACCGGATATTTATAGGATCGTAGACATGATCTCCAATCAGGATGATATTGAGGTAGTGAGGACCAAGGATTATATGGTAAACCCAAAACCAAGCGGGTACAGGAGCTACCATATGATTGTAAAGGTCCCGATTTTCCTCTCCGATACAGTCGTTCCCACGAGAGTGGAGATTCAGATTCGTACAGTGGCGATGGACTTCTGGGCATCTTTGGAGCATAAGATTTATTATAAATATGACGGACATGCTCCTGAGTATATCCGAACAGAACTACGTGAGTGTGCAGAAATGATCAGCTTCCTGGACAGCAAGATGCTGGCCATCAATGAGGAGATTCACAGCCTGAAGCAGGATGATATGCGGGAAGAACTTTAA
- a CDS encoding zinc-dependent alcohol dehydrogenase, protein MQGKMKAQMFYAPGDVRFEETDIPQIKDDEVLVQVKAALTCGTDLKTYRRGHPTIITSVPSTFGHEFSGVVVEAGKDVTKFKVGDRIVGANTAPCFECEHCKNKRYSLCENLQYLNGAYSEYVAVPAHILKYNFYRVPDHLPFEQAALLEPLACAVHGSDRIPAKVGDTVAVIGAGPIGLMFMKLLSLKGCRVIAVDLSDYRLEQSKKFGVWETVNASGEEHIKEVRDLCNGQGADVVVEATGFPEVWENAVNMVRPGGTVLAFGGTKAGTSITLDCQKFHYEEITLKAVYHHTPYHVQLALKLLSNGQIDGSLFITGHYPLEKAIDALESIGRQEGIKYAIIP, encoded by the coding sequence ATGCAGGGGAAAATGAAAGCACAGATGTTTTATGCACCAGGAGATGTAAGGTTTGAGGAGACAGACATTCCTCAGATTAAAGATGATGAAGTGTTAGTACAGGTAAAAGCGGCATTGACCTGCGGCACAGACCTGAAAACATACAGGAGGGGACATCCGACGATCATCACTTCCGTTCCTTCCACATTCGGGCATGAATTTTCTGGAGTGGTCGTGGAGGCAGGAAAAGACGTTACAAAATTTAAGGTAGGAGACCGAATCGTAGGAGCTAATACAGCCCCATGTTTTGAGTGTGAGCATTGTAAAAATAAGAGATACAGCCTTTGTGAAAATCTGCAGTATCTGAACGGCGCTTACTCTGAGTATGTGGCGGTGCCGGCACACATCCTGAAATATAACTTTTATCGTGTACCAGATCATCTGCCGTTTGAACAGGCGGCATTGCTGGAGCCTCTGGCATGCGCGGTTCACGGAAGCGACAGGATACCAGCTAAAGTTGGAGATACGGTTGCCGTTATCGGGGCAGGTCCGATCGGACTTATGTTTATGAAGCTTTTAAGCCTGAAAGGCTGCAGAGTCATTGCCGTAGATCTCTCAGATTACCGTCTTGAGCAGTCTAAGAAATTTGGTGTATGGGAAACCGTCAATGCTTCTGGAGAAGAACATATAAAAGAAGTGAGAGATCTCTGCAATGGGCAGGGAGCTGATGTAGTCGTGGAAGCTACTGGATTCCCTGAGGTCTGGGAAAATGCCGTCAACATGGTCAGACCGGGAGGAACGGTTCTTGCATTCGGAGGAACTAAGGCAGGCACAAGCATTACCCTAGACTGCCAGAAATTCCACTATGAAGAAATCACATTGAAAGCCGTATATCATCACACACCATATCATGTACAGCTGGCTCTGAAGCTGCTTTCCAACGGACAAATCGACGGAAGCCTGTTTATCACAGGACACTATCCATTAGAAAAAGCCATCGATGCCCTGGAAAGCATCGGCAGGCAGGAAGGCATCAAATACGCAATTATCCCTTAG
- a CDS encoding glycerol-3-phosphate dehydrogenase: MSTITVIGAGVMASSLSFPAMENGNEMRLTGTPLDREIIESVKDNRYHPTLKRTLPEGVKAYQIEELDAALDGCDAVILGVSSFGVDWFIENALAKIPDKIPVIAVTKGVEVYDDGTIQTFPELFESKVENGKSHEFCAIGGPCRCYELADHDDTRVAFCGRNMEVLKFFKKLLERDYYHIDLTQDVAGLEIAVALKNAYALGVSLGIGLEEKQQKYMCNTQSALFGQSSYEIMKYVQYMGGNVENSIHGIGDLYVTVMGGRSKEIGKRLGAGMPYDKAMEELKGVTLESVVIAKRAAKAIRILSENGKVRKEDYPLILHIDDILQHGSMLDIPWKKFQVTE; the protein is encoded by the coding sequence ATGAGTACAATTACGGTGATTGGAGCAGGGGTGATGGCTTCCAGCCTTTCTTTTCCTGCTATGGAAAATGGAAATGAGATGCGTCTTACAGGTACGCCGCTGGACAGGGAGATTATTGAATCGGTAAAGGATAACCGCTATCATCCCACATTAAAAAGAACGCTGCCGGAGGGGGTAAAAGCATATCAGATCGAAGAGCTGGATGCGGCACTGGATGGCTGTGATGCGGTGATCCTGGGAGTCAGTAGTTTTGGGGTGGATTGGTTTATTGAAAATGCCCTTGCGAAGATTCCTGATAAGATTCCGGTGATTGCAGTGACAAAGGGAGTTGAGGTTTATGATGACGGAACGATCCAGACCTTCCCTGAACTGTTTGAATCAAAGGTGGAGAATGGAAAGAGCCACGAGTTCTGTGCAATCGGTGGACCGTGCAGGTGTTATGAATTGGCGGACCATGACGATACAAGAGTTGCATTCTGCGGAAGGAATATGGAAGTTCTTAAGTTCTTTAAGAAACTTTTAGAGAGGGATTATTATCACATTGACTTAACACAGGATGTAGCCGGCCTGGAGATCGCAGTAGCTTTAAAAAATGCATATGCACTTGGTGTCAGCCTTGGGATTGGTCTGGAAGAAAAACAGCAGAAGTACATGTGTAATACCCAGTCTGCACTCTTTGGACAGAGTTCTTATGAAATCATGAAATATGTCCAGTACATGGGAGGGAACGTCGAAAACTCCATTCACGGGATCGGTGATCTGTATGTGACCGTGATGGGCGGGCGCTCAAAGGAGATTGGAAAAAGACTTGGAGCGGGCATGCCATATGACAAAGCTATGGAAGAACTGAAAGGTGTAACTCTGGAATCCGTAGTGATTGCAAAAAGAGCAGCAAAGGCCATAAGGATACTGTCCGAAAACGGTAAAGTCCGTAAAGAGGATTATCCTCTGATCCTCCATATCGACGATATTCTACAGCATGGATCAATGCTTGATATACCATGGAAGAAGTTTCAAGTAACTGAATAA
- a CDS encoding BglG family transcription antiterminator: MDKRSNQILNQLLKEGELELKEASKQYQVSERIIRRKIKELNDELRANGLALIDINSEGVLRLEDRGEDLREQFRQFIKENNFYTYHLSKNERKTILAMLLLNADEYVTAAWISEYVSTSRNTIISDLNDLKDWFQKNNMNLISQVQKGYVVHASEGDIRSGMLKLLELNLDEEKYGMMGAYHAFGHLLLKEIQYQGCYEQIQRILKEEETRHDCFLSDFSFSVAVYELVILVNRIKKGKTLEHERQKEWGSTVQSSKYPLSRAVLDRLGREFSFQVPEAEVENFVFCLRRKSYLKSGTNNVDQLVIPVLIGEVIYRITSRFQINFYLDFALYDLLVDHMKSAIYRMASGEVLENPFRSEIEKGYPEVFSVVEECLRPLEDYLEVKVPRDEVSFLVMYIASMLERDKLERMKEQRVPAVLVCAMGRGTVQLMLAKLKQLEDVIHVTDVRSAHELKDMEQIKDQLVITTVPFQEGELPNLLMVTPMLEQDDLYRIRRKATKLRENWSDIPEESRRDEIGNNIGSETKAERNFLAEMLSADRIEINREARDWEEGVRAAGQLLYDSGAVSYEYIDAMVENIRVNGSYVVIYPGIAIPHAEQEKGAIREAASLVRLKTPVVFGNSENDPVSYIIGLSILNSNSINCAIYNLVRMFGQEEAKRQMEAQETPEELINTIRRLEHQYC; this comes from the coding sequence TTGGACAAAAGAAGCAATCAGATTTTAAATCAGCTTTTAAAGGAAGGGGAACTGGAACTTAAAGAGGCGTCCAAGCAATACCAGGTATCCGAACGTATTATACGCAGAAAAATAAAGGAACTGAATGACGAGCTTAGAGCAAACGGATTGGCTTTGATCGACATTAACAGTGAAGGGGTTCTGCGCCTGGAGGACCGAGGGGAAGATCTCAGGGAACAGTTCCGTCAATTTATAAAAGAGAATAATTTCTATACATATCATTTATCGAAAAATGAAAGAAAGACCATCCTGGCTATGCTACTTTTAAACGCAGATGAGTATGTGACGGCAGCATGGATCTCGGAGTATGTGAGCACCAGCAGAAATACGATTATCAGTGATCTGAATGATCTAAAAGACTGGTTTCAGAAGAATAATATGAACCTGATCTCGCAGGTTCAGAAAGGTTATGTGGTCCATGCCTCTGAGGGGGATATCCGTTCCGGCATGCTGAAGCTTTTAGAGCTGAATCTGGATGAAGAGAAATATGGCATGATGGGGGCATATCATGCCTTTGGACATCTTTTGCTTAAAGAGATCCAGTATCAGGGATGCTACGAACAGATTCAGAGGATCCTAAAGGAAGAAGAGACAAGACATGATTGTTTTCTGTCCGACTTTTCCTTTTCTGTGGCAGTGTATGAACTTGTCATATTGGTGAACAGGATCAAAAAGGGAAAGACTCTTGAACATGAAAGACAGAAAGAATGGGGCAGTACGGTGCAGAGCTCAAAATATCCGTTGAGCAGAGCGGTATTGGACCGGCTGGGCAGAGAGTTTTCATTTCAAGTGCCAGAGGCGGAAGTGGAGAATTTTGTATTTTGTCTGAGAAGAAAAAGCTATTTGAAAAGCGGTACCAACAATGTGGACCAGCTGGTGATCCCAGTGTTGATAGGAGAAGTCATCTACCGGATCACCAGCCGTTTTCAGATAAACTTTTACCTGGATTTCGCCCTCTATGACCTTTTGGTCGACCACATGAAGTCTGCCATCTACCGTATGGCTTCCGGGGAAGTGCTGGAGAATCCTTTCCGTTCAGAAATCGAGAAGGGTTACCCGGAGGTATTTTCAGTGGTGGAGGAGTGTCTGAGACCGCTGGAAGACTATCTGGAAGTGAAGGTGCCTAGAGATGAAGTTTCTTTTTTGGTCATGTACATTGCATCAATGCTGGAGAGAGATAAATTGGAGAGGATGAAGGAGCAGAGAGTCCCGGCAGTGCTCGTCTGCGCCATGGGCAGAGGCACTGTGCAGCTTATGCTGGCGAAATTAAAGCAGTTGGAAGATGTAATCCATGTGACAGATGTCAGATCAGCCCATGAACTGAAGGATATGGAACAGATTAAAGATCAGCTGGTGATCACTACCGTTCCATTTCAAGAAGGAGAGCTGCCCAATCTGCTTATGGTTACCCCTATGCTGGAACAGGATGATTTATACAGGATCAGGCGGAAGGCCACAAAACTCCGTGAAAACTGGTCTGATATCCCTGAGGAAAGCCGCAGAGATGAAATTGGAAACAATATCGGTTCAGAGACCAAAGCAGAGCGTAACTTTCTAGCTGAGATGCTGTCAGCGGACCGAATCGAGATCAACAGGGAAGCCAGAGACTGGGAAGAAGGAGTCAGAGCTGCCGGACAGCTGCTCTATGATTCCGGTGCTGTGTCTTATGAGTATATCGATGCAATGGTAGAAAATATCCGCGTAAATGGATCCTATGTGGTGATCTATCCCGGTATTGCCATACCACACGCTGAGCAGGAAAAGGGGGCCATCAGGGAGGCAGCCAGCCTTGTCAGGCTGAAAACCCCTGTAGTTTTCGGTAACAGTGAAAATGATCCGGTTTCTTACATTATCGGTCTGAGCATATTAAATTCCAACAGCATTAATTGCGCCATATACAACTTGGTCAGGATGTTTGGGCAGGAGGAAGCAAAACGTCAGATGGAAGCACAGGAGACACCGGAGGAACTCATTAACACGATTCGAAGATTAGAACACCAATATTGCTGA
- a CDS encoding CD3324 family protein, with amino-acid sequence MSYKKAEQILPAGLLKEVQKYAEGEYIYIPKNPSSKCAWGAASGTRQYLKRRNREIYREYLAGQRPDALSEEYFLSLKSIQRIIRQEKRNQ; translated from the coding sequence ATGAGCTATAAGAAGGCAGAACAAATACTACCCGCAGGTCTTTTGAAAGAAGTCCAGAAATATGCGGAAGGTGAATATATCTACATACCTAAAAATCCCAGCAGCAAATGTGCCTGGGGCGCCGCTAGCGGAACACGGCAGTATTTAAAAAGACGGAACAGAGAAATATATAGGGAATACCTTGCAGGACAGAGACCGGATGCTCTGTCTGAAGAATATTTTCTGTCTCTGAAAAGTATTCAGAGAATTATCCGTCAGGAAAAACGAAATCAATGA
- a CDS encoding class II aldolase/adducin family protein, translating to MLLEKERTKVIEIALKIQKEKLIPLTFGNFSLRDPETGYVCITPSGMPYETLHPSDIVVVSIDNQIIDGERRPSIEMPLHTAMYRRRPDVFGVVHTHSTYCTAWACVDGGMPCITSEAAGLVGGNIRCAAFVPPGSDELAEVTSEAIGDDKAVLMGNHGAICIDETIDKAYNDAIVLEESAKVAYLAYQMGNVNTLEDQMCKFLKEDTDQNYGQK from the coding sequence ATGTTATTAGAAAAAGAAAGAACCAAGGTTATCGAGATTGCACTTAAGATACAGAAGGAGAAGCTGATCCCTCTTACTTTCGGAAACTTCAGCCTGAGGGACCCAGAGACAGGGTATGTGTGCATTACTCCCAGCGGGATGCCCTATGAGACCCTGCATCCTTCCGACATTGTAGTTGTGAGCATAGATAACCAGATTATAGACGGAGAACGCCGTCCATCCATTGAAATGCCGCTTCACACCGCCATGTACCGGAGACGGCCGGATGTGTTCGGAGTGGTCCATACCCACTCAACCTATTGTACAGCGTGGGCCTGTGTGGACGGAGGAATGCCGTGTATTACCTCAGAGGCAGCAGGACTGGTTGGCGGAAATATCCGCTGTGCCGCTTTTGTACCGCCTGGAAGCGATGAACTGGCAGAAGTGACCTCAGAGGCGATCGGAGATGACAAAGCAGTCCTGATGGGAAATCACGGGGCAATCTGCATCGATGAGACGATTGATAAGGCATACAATGACGCAATTGTTCTGGAGGAGAGTGCCAAGGTGGCATATCTGGCTTACCAGATGGGGAATGTCAACACGCTGGAAGACCAGATGTGTAAATTCTTGAAAGAAGATACAGATCAAAACTATGGACAGAAATAA
- a CDS encoding Rpn family recombination-promoting nuclease/putative transposase, translating into MKKANTISLKNDYAFTQIMKQPKVLRGFLSSILDIPPETIGKIHVKDRYLSKDFLEGKLSILDLYTIVEDTGKINIEMQLLPYTYWDRRALSYLAKVYTQDLKSGDTYGSCVKTIHISILGFNQLNDTDYFYSSFHMREDNRHSLYSDQWEIHVIELRKLRTSQVKKEHKKLYQWACFICAEGEEERAMIEKDPYIEEAIKELELLERDPERMDEYLFRQKNLSDYVTQMESSREEGLKAGLQLKLIGQVQKKLQKGLSEKEIAEALEEPQETIAGICRLIKLHPSAPKEELLKILKKSS; encoded by the coding sequence ATGAAGAAAGCAAATACGATCTCATTAAAAAATGACTATGCCTTTACTCAAATCATGAAACAGCCTAAAGTACTCCGTGGATTCTTAAGCAGCATTCTGGATATTCCCCCGGAGACAATCGGAAAGATCCATGTAAAAGACCGCTATCTTTCTAAGGATTTTCTGGAGGGGAAGCTATCCATACTTGATCTATACACCATAGTCGAGGACACTGGTAAGATCAATATTGAGATGCAGCTGCTTCCCTACACATACTGGGACAGACGGGCTTTGTCTTATTTGGCAAAGGTCTATACACAGGATTTAAAGTCCGGAGATACTTATGGGAGCTGTGTTAAAACCATTCACATCAGTATCCTGGGCTTTAATCAGTTGAATGACACCGATTATTTCTATTCCTCCTTTCACATGAGGGAGGATAACAGACACAGCCTATACAGCGACCAATGGGAGATTCATGTGATAGAATTAAGAAAACTGCGCACTTCCCAGGTAAAAAAGGAACATAAAAAGCTGTATCAATGGGCATGTTTTATTTGTGCAGAGGGAGAGGAGGAACGTGCCATGATAGAAAAAGACCCCTATATCGAGGAAGCGATCAAAGAATTAGAATTACTGGAACGCGATCCTGAGCGCATGGATGAATATCTATTCCGTCAAAAAAACCTGTCTGATTATGTTACCCAGATGGAATCCAGCAGAGAAGAAGGACTGAAAGCAGGTTTACAACTGAAACTAATCGGACAAGTTCAAAAGAAACTCCAAAAAGGCCTGTCCGAAAAGGAGATCGCTGAAGCTTTGGAAGAACCCCAGGAGACGATCGCCGGTATCTGCCGTCTGATCAAACTTCATCCTTCAGCCCCAAAAGAAGAACTTCTTAAGATATTAAAAAAAAGTTCCTAA
- a CDS encoding PTS galactitol transporter subunit IIC, translating to MSVLQYILDLGSSVVMPLIITILGLILGQKFSKAFRSGMTIGIGFIGINLVIGLMGDFVSPAAQAMTQRFGMNLSVIDVGWPVSASIAFGTQIVPFVFLVCFVLNIIMLATNTTKTLNIDIWNYWHFILTGALVQFLTGSMVAGVIASGITFIIIMKLADYSAPRVQDYFGLPGVSLPHTETVSWAPICILLDKVYDKIPGFNKIHFDGETIQKRFGIIGEPMVLGLILGAGLGALAGYEPNKIITLGVNMAAVMFILPRMVRILMEGLMPLSEDAKKFLAKKFPGKEVNIGMDAAIATGSPMVISAALIMIPVTLLLAVILPGNRVLPLVDLATLPFFMIWPVVASKGNLFRSLITGTLMMVAILYIATNLAGTATLIAQSTDFTFPAGAKAISSLDTGAHLVPYIIYKIAEFFQMLF from the coding sequence ATGAGCGTTTTACAATACATCTTGGATTTAGGTTCATCTGTAGTCATGCCATTGATCATAACCATTCTCGGCCTGATCTTGGGACAGAAATTCTCCAAGGCATTCAGATCCGGTATGACTATTGGAATCGGATTTATAGGAATCAATCTTGTCATCGGACTGATGGGGGATTTCGTAAGCCCAGCCGCGCAGGCGATGACACAAAGGTTTGGAATGAACCTGTCAGTGATTGACGTTGGATGGCCGGTCAGCGCATCCATTGCCTTCGGTACACAGATCGTACCGTTTGTGTTCCTTGTCTGTTTTGTCTTAAATATCATTATGCTGGCAACCAATACTACAAAGACACTGAATATTGATATCTGGAACTATTGGCATTTCATTCTGACTGGAGCATTAGTACAGTTTTTGACTGGAAGCATGGTGGCAGGAGTGATCGCGTCTGGTATCACATTTATCATTATCATGAAACTTGCAGACTACTCTGCACCAAGAGTACAGGATTATTTTGGGCTTCCGGGAGTTTCTCTGCCTCATACAGAGACCGTAAGCTGGGCGCCGATATGTATTTTACTGGATAAGGTTTATGATAAAATACCTGGCTTTAATAAAATTCATTTCGATGGAGAAACGATTCAGAAGAGATTCGGAATTATCGGGGAACCGATGGTCTTAGGACTGATCCTTGGAGCAGGCCTTGGAGCCTTGGCAGGATATGAGCCGAATAAGATTATCACCCTCGGAGTCAATATGGCTGCAGTTATGTTTATCCTGCCGAGGATGGTGCGGATTCTTATGGAAGGCCTGATGCCTTTAAGTGAAGACGCAAAAAAATTCTTGGCGAAGAAGTTCCCGGGAAAAGAAGTCAACATCGGTATGGACGCAGCGATTGCAACAGGATCTCCTATGGTTATTTCAGCTGCCCTGATCATGATCCCTGTTACACTGCTGTTGGCAGTAATTCTTCCTGGAAACAGAGTGCTTCCGCTGGTAGATCTTGCGACACTTCCGTTCTTTATGATCTGGCCTGTAGTGGCTTCCAAAGGAAACCTGTTCCGTTCACTGATCACAGGAACGCTGATGATGGTGGCAATCTTATATATCGCTACCAACTTGGCAGGAACTGCCACACTGATCGCACAGTCAACAGACTTTACATTCCCGGCGGGGGCAAAAGCAATTTCTTCCCTGGATACAGGAGCACATTTGGTACCGTACATTATTTATAAGATTGCAGAATTTTTCCAAATGCTGTTTTAA
- a CDS encoding DUF1062 domain-containing protein has translation MENKTRTIKVWEVELLSPPPAVRHCKKCGKKTEFLSSGLFRINAQRKYLDIWLIYKCSNCQTTWNLPIFSRISPKSLDPELLDKFHNNDITLAKQYALDFDLLRRNGAAIGSYDYRVTGDSFFNGPVELHIRSIGSAHLKVSAVLRKKLNLSRKELEEKISDGRIQSKTGQDIMRCRMTDEIVLIVL, from the coding sequence ATGGAGAATAAAACCCGCACGATAAAGGTCTGGGAGGTAGAACTTTTATCTCCGCCTCCCGCAGTGCGGCATTGTAAAAAATGCGGGAAAAAAACTGAATTTCTTAGTTCCGGGCTGTTCAGAATAAATGCCCAGAGAAAATATCTGGACATATGGCTGATCTATAAGTGTTCAAACTGCCAGACCACATGGAATCTGCCAATCTTTTCACGGATCAGCCCTAAATCCTTAGATCCAGAACTTTTAGATAAATTTCATAACAATGACATAACACTTGCCAAACAATATGCCTTGGATTTTGACCTTCTGCGCCGGAACGGGGCTGCTATCGGTTCATACGACTACAGGGTAACCGGAGACAGTTTCTTTAACGGCCCTGTTGAACTGCATATAAGAAGCATCGGTTCTGCTCATCTCAAAGTATCAGCGGTCTTACGGAAAAAACTGAATCTGTCCAGAAAAGAACTGGAAGAAAAGATTTCTGACGGCAGAATTCAGAGTAAAACAGGACAAGATATCATGAGGTGCAGAATGACGGATGAGATTGTATTAATTGTTTTATAG